One region of Streptomyces davaonensis JCM 4913 genomic DNA includes:
- a CDS encoding MFS transporter produces the protein MTSTLQPANPTEAVNRPGRWLALSVLVLAVLLVAVDATVLGLATPYISEDLNPSGTQLLWIGDVYSFVIAGLLVSMGSLGDRIGRKRILLGGATAFGAISVLNAYATTPETMILARALLGVAGATLMPATLALIRNLFHDPRERSLAVGIWGATASAGTAVGPIVGGFLLEHFWWGSVFLINLPVMAVLVVVGVKTLPESRNPNPGPWDLLSVLLSLIGMVGVVYAVKEFAAHGLAWEPVAVGLLGAAALYGFVRRQLTLPAPLLDMRLFRNRGFSGAVLADLLTILGMSGLVFFLSQYLQLVQGRGPFEAGLAELPAAVGAVAAGLVAGKAARRYSVRAVVSGGLAAVGLSLAALTVLDQSTGYPLLGTALLIVGIGAGFSFTVTADVILSSVPKEQAGSASAVSETAYELGAALGIAVLGSIVTGVYRDFTAPRGTPEGAHESLGGAVEAATTMPTETAQTMLDAARQSFVDGLTLATGAGAAVLLMAAAAAWFMLKNQRLENGQ, from the coding sequence ATGACCAGCACCTTGCAGCCGGCGAACCCGACCGAGGCGGTGAACCGGCCGGGCCGCTGGCTCGCGCTGTCCGTCCTGGTGCTCGCCGTGCTGCTGGTGGCCGTCGACGCGACCGTCCTCGGTCTCGCGACCCCCTACATCAGCGAGGACCTCAACCCCTCCGGCACCCAGCTGCTGTGGATCGGTGACGTCTACTCCTTCGTCATCGCCGGTCTGCTGGTCTCGATGGGCAGCCTCGGCGATCGAATAGGCCGCAAGCGGATCCTGCTCGGGGGCGCGACGGCGTTCGGCGCGATCTCCGTGCTGAACGCGTACGCGACCACCCCCGAGACGATGATCCTGGCCCGCGCGCTCCTCGGTGTCGCCGGTGCGACCCTGATGCCGGCCACGCTCGCCCTGATCCGCAACCTCTTCCACGACCCGCGCGAACGCAGCCTCGCCGTGGGCATCTGGGGCGCCACGGCCTCGGCCGGTACCGCGGTCGGCCCGATCGTCGGCGGCTTCCTGCTCGAGCACTTCTGGTGGGGCTCGGTCTTCCTGATCAACCTGCCCGTGATGGCGGTGCTGGTCGTGGTCGGCGTCAAGACGCTCCCGGAGTCCCGCAACCCGAACCCCGGCCCCTGGGACCTGCTGAGCGTCCTCCTGTCGCTGATCGGCATGGTGGGTGTGGTCTACGCCGTCAAGGAGTTCGCCGCGCACGGCCTGGCCTGGGAACCCGTCGCCGTGGGCCTGCTGGGCGCCGCGGCGCTGTACGGCTTCGTCCGCCGCCAGCTGACCCTCCCGGCCCCGCTGCTGGACATGCGACTGTTCCGCAACCGAGGCTTCAGCGGCGCGGTCCTCGCCGACCTGCTGACCATCCTCGGCATGTCCGGCCTGGTGTTCTTCCTCTCCCAGTACCTCCAGCTCGTCCAGGGCCGCGGCCCCTTCGAGGCGGGCCTCGCCGAACTCCCCGCAGCGGTGGGCGCGGTGGCGGCGGGCCTGGTCGCGGGCAAGGCCGCGCGCCGCTACTCGGTACGCGCCGTGGTCTCCGGCGGCCTGGCCGCGGTCGGTCTCTCCCTGGCCGCCCTGACAGTCCTGGACCAGTCGACCGGCTACCCCCTGCTCGGCACCGCCCTCCTGATCGTCGGCATCGGCGCCGGCTTCTCCTTCACGGTGACGGCCGACGTCATCCTGTCCTCCGTACCGAAGGAGCAGGCAGGCTCGGCATCGGCCGTATCGGAAACGGCGTACGAATTGGGCGCGGCCCTGGGAATCGCGGTACTGGGCTCGATCGTGACGGGCGTCTACCGGGATTTCACGGCTCCGAGGGGCACCCCGGAAGGTGCACACGAGTCATTGGGCGGCGCGGTGGAAGCGGCAACAACCATGCCCACAGAAACAGCCCAGACCATGCTGGACGCGGCAAGACAGTCCTTCGTGGACGGCCTGACACTGGCGACGGGAGCAGGAGCAGCAGTCCTGCTCATGGCAGCGGCAGCAGCGTGGTTCATGCTGAAAAACCAACGGTTGGAAAACGGACAGTAA
- a CDS encoding lysophospholipid acyltransferase family protein produces MSRFALIKAVLGPIMRLMFRPRVEGAEHIPGDGPVILAGNHLTFIDSMILPLVCDRQVFFIGKDEYVTGKGFKGRLMAWFFTGVGMIPVDRDGGRGGVAALMTGRRVLEEGKLFGIYPEGTRSPDGRLYRGRTGIARLTLMTGAPVVPFAMIGTDKIQPGGAGMPRPSRVTVRFGPAMEFSRYEGMDRDRYVLRAVTDSVMAEVMRLSGQEYVDMYATKAKEAA; encoded by the coding sequence TTGTCCCGCTTCGCGCTCATCAAGGCAGTGCTCGGACCGATCATGCGCCTGATGTTCCGCCCACGGGTGGAAGGTGCGGAGCACATCCCGGGCGACGGTCCGGTGATCCTCGCGGGCAACCACCTCACGTTCATCGACTCGATGATCCTTCCGCTCGTCTGCGACCGGCAGGTCTTCTTCATCGGCAAGGACGAGTACGTCACCGGCAAGGGGTTCAAGGGCCGGCTGATGGCCTGGTTCTTCACCGGCGTCGGCATGATCCCGGTCGACCGGGACGGCGGCCGGGGCGGCGTCGCCGCGCTGATGACCGGCCGCCGGGTCCTGGAGGAGGGCAAGCTCTTCGGGATCTACCCCGAGGGCACGCGGTCGCCCGACGGGCGGCTGTACCGCGGGCGGACCGGTATCGCGCGGCTGACGTTGATGACCGGGGCGCCGGTGGTGCCGTTCGCGATGATCGGCACGGACAAGATTCAGCCGGGTGGGGCGGGGATGCCCCGGCCGAGCCGGGTCACTGTTCGGTTTGGTCCGGCCATGGAGTTTTCCCGGTACGAGGGTATGGATCGGGATCGGTATGTGTTGCGGGCCGTTACCGATTCTGTGATGGCTGAGGTTATGCGGCTGTCCGGGCAGGAGTATGTGGACATGTATGCGACTAAGGCCAAGGAAGCGGCGTAG
- a CDS encoding glycerophosphodiester phosphodiesterase gives MGTQESDEQARGTGRRALLGAAVLGASGAVLGLSGTARAAGGGYGGGGVKSLPKPTIIGHRGASGYRPEHTLAAYQLALDMGADIVEAGDLVPTRDGHLVCRHEPEIGGTTDVADHPEFAGRKTTKVLDGVSVTGWFTEDFTLAELKTLRAIERIPANRPHNTLYNGRFEIPTFEEVLRWQEEQTRKRGKQVWIYPELKHPTYFRKLGLGLEERIAKVLRKYGKNKWNSPVIVQSFEPTSIQRLNKLIDNPLVVLLSGASTRPYDFVETGDPRTVADLVKPAGLREIASYAQGIGPTLDLVIPKDASGNLTQPTTLVADAHKVGLVLHPWTMRNENPFLPANFRKGTDADAYGDVFGAYKTYFATGIDGVFTDQPDTGLLAREDFVNG, from the coding sequence ATGGGAACGCAGGAGTCGGACGAGCAGGCGCGGGGGACCGGGCGCCGGGCGCTGCTGGGCGCCGCCGTACTGGGCGCGAGCGGCGCGGTCCTCGGACTGTCCGGCACGGCTCGGGCCGCGGGCGGCGGGTACGGAGGCGGCGGGGTGAAGAGCCTGCCCAAGCCGACGATCATCGGTCACCGCGGCGCCAGCGGCTACCGCCCCGAGCACACCCTCGCCGCCTACCAGCTCGCCCTCGACATGGGCGCCGACATCGTCGAGGCCGGTGACCTGGTCCCCACCAGGGACGGCCATCTGGTCTGCCGCCACGAGCCGGAGATCGGCGGGACCACGGACGTCGCCGACCACCCCGAGTTCGCCGGCCGCAAGACCACCAAGGTGCTCGACGGGGTCTCCGTCACCGGCTGGTTCACCGAGGACTTCACGCTCGCCGAGCTGAAGACGCTGCGCGCCATCGAGCGGATCCCCGCCAACCGCCCGCACAACACCCTCTACAACGGCCGCTTCGAGATCCCCACCTTCGAAGAGGTGCTGCGCTGGCAGGAGGAGCAGACCCGCAAGCGCGGCAAGCAGGTCTGGATCTACCCCGAGCTCAAGCACCCCACCTACTTCCGCAAGCTGGGCCTCGGCCTGGAGGAGCGGATCGCGAAGGTGCTGCGCAAGTACGGCAAGAACAAGTGGAACTCGCCGGTCATCGTCCAGTCCTTCGAGCCGACCAGCATCCAGCGCCTGAACAAGCTGATCGACAACCCGCTGGTGGTGCTGCTGTCCGGCGCGAGCACGCGGCCGTACGACTTCGTCGAGACCGGTGACCCGCGCACCGTCGCCGATCTGGTCAAGCCCGCCGGGCTGCGGGAGATCGCCTCCTACGCCCAGGGCATCGGCCCGACCCTCGACCTGGTCATCCCGAAGGACGCGAGCGGCAACCTCACCCAGCCGACCACGCTGGTCGCCGACGCGCACAAGGTGGGCCTCGTCCTGCACCCCTGGACGATGCGCAACGAGAACCCCTTCCTGCCCGCGAACTTCCGCAAGGGCACCGACGCCGACGCCTACGGCGATGTCTTCGGCGCCTACAAGACGTACTTCGCCACCGGCATCGACGGCGTCTTCACCGACCAGCCCGACACCGGACTGCTGGCCCGCGAGGACTTCGTCAACGGCTGA
- a CDS encoding sigma-70 family RNA polymerase sigma factor, translated as MTHDLVLELRPLLTAEASAEAHAAGTEPGDLEQAVWLRLLELLDAQGPPPDPERWLRSAVRSEVRRSRRTTRLERPYDDEPVDESGRDPEHLALRAARYRALRDAARRLPGRCPRLVEALLSPRDLTYREIAGELGISQGSLGPERSRCLGCLRRLLAPEVAAHTARG; from the coding sequence ATGACACACGACCTTGTCCTGGAGCTGCGCCCGCTGCTCACCGCCGAGGCCTCCGCTGAGGCGCACGCCGCCGGGACCGAGCCCGGTGATCTGGAGCAGGCGGTCTGGCTGCGCCTGCTGGAGCTGCTGGATGCCCAGGGCCCGCCGCCCGACCCCGAGCGCTGGCTCCGCTCGGCCGTCCGCTCCGAGGTCCGCCGCAGCCGCCGTACCACCCGCCTCGAACGGCCGTACGACGATGAGCCCGTGGACGAGTCCGGTCGCGACCCCGAACATCTTGCCCTCAGGGCGGCCCGTTACCGCGCCCTGCGCGACGCCGCCCGTCGGCTGCCCGGCCGCTGCCCCCGCCTGGTCGAGGCCCTGCTCTCGCCGCGGGACCTGACATACCGGGAGATCGCGGGGGAGTTGGGTATCTCACAGGGCAGTCTTGGCCCGGAACGCTCCAGATGTCTGGGTTGTCTGCGGCGATTGCTTGCGCCGGAGGTTGCGGCTCACACCGCGCGGGGATAG